One genomic segment of Planctomycetota bacterium includes these proteins:
- a CDS encoding 6-carboxytetrahydropterin synthase QueD: MPKKSVAPSLPMIPVGPPPELLVLMLNRNPAIAVVYSASVRASNGTSPMYELRIERVFTASHALRLYDGSMEESHTHDWRVFVHITAPKLDAIEVVMDFHELERIVGETLKPLDGTSLNDVPIFAGVNPSAERVVEHIYKAIAPRLPRGVTLAKVTITEAPGCRASYFE, translated from the coding sequence ATGCCGAAGAAGAGCGTCGCGCCCAGTTTGCCGATGATCCCGGTCGGCCCGCCGCCGGAGCTGCTGGTATTGATGTTGAATCGGAATCCCGCCATAGCGGTGGTATACTCGGCGTCGGTCCGCGCATCAAATGGAACGTCGCCCATGTACGAGCTTCGCATCGAACGTGTCTTTACCGCTTCGCACGCCCTGCGTCTTTACGACGGGTCGATGGAGGAATCGCACACGCACGACTGGCGCGTCTTCGTGCACATCACCGCGCCGAAGCTCGATGCCATCGAAGTCGTGATGGACTTTCATGAACTGGAGCGCATCGTCGGCGAAACCCTCAAGCCGCTCGACGGCACATCGCTCAATGACGTGCCGATTTTCGCGGGCGTGAACCCCTCCGCCGAGCGCGTCGTCGAGCATATTTACAAGGCGATCGCGCCGCGATTGCCCCGGGGCGTGACGCTCGCAAAAGTCACGATCACCGAAGCGCCGGGGTGTCGGGCGTCGTATTTTGAGTGA
- a CDS encoding DUF3592 domain-containing protein, with translation MRSSYMGDVPFDARTDAEYTTAMAGFRFNINTSSSGGGPTGIIGKLGATLFFGIFLAAGLFFEVMVFHQFVDTAATYQWTAAPCTIIESRIAEDLKSDRPFELVVSYRYAVDGKAYTSSQYSKDKPVFDKYIKVQHLLDQYPKGAQTRCYVNPADASEAVIRRGSLLFGFTLLFPLIFVAVGGGGIFFTWRGSIQSSRTDAPLVSKKSSSTGRTVGLLFFGVFALVGGGLSWFLLVNPVIKYSTSASWVETPCVIESSRVRSHDSDDGTTYSVDILYRYEFNGRTYKSNQYDFMGGSSSGYRGKEDVVRQYPRGKKTMCFVNPDDPAEAVLHRGFSPMMLFGLIPLVFLVIGVGGLIFMFKSGSKDGGSSTFVITERGARGRRTTYSSNADDDDTGPVTLKPTESRYLKLIGVLFFALFWNGIVSVFVYQVVDGFVRGDPEWFLTIFMIPFVAIGLGAIGFVFYTFLSLFNPQPTVTVNRQSIPLGGALDVAWDIVGKAERIRTLRITLEGREEATYRRGTNTHTDKNTFRTLELRRTEDPVDLASGAASITIPVDTMHSFEASNNKIVWTLKVHGDIPRWPDVNVEFKINVLPAELEGQSA, from the coding sequence ATGCGAAGCTCGTACATGGGCGACGTTCCATTTGATGCGCGGACCGACGCCGAGTATACCACCGCTATGGCGGGATTCCGATTCAACATCAATACCAGCAGCTCCGGCGGCGGGCCGACCGGGATCATCGGCAAACTGGGCGCGACGCTCTTCTTCGGCATCTTCCTGGCGGCGGGGCTCTTCTTTGAAGTGATGGTGTTTCATCAGTTCGTCGACACGGCCGCGACCTACCAGTGGACCGCCGCACCGTGCACGATCATCGAGAGCCGCATCGCGGAGGACCTCAAAAGCGATCGCCCTTTTGAGCTGGTCGTCTCGTACCGGTACGCCGTCGATGGCAAGGCATACACGTCTTCGCAATATTCAAAAGACAAGCCCGTTTTCGACAAATACATCAAGGTCCAGCATCTGCTCGATCAGTACCCCAAGGGCGCCCAGACCCGGTGTTACGTCAATCCTGCCGACGCGTCAGAGGCGGTGATCCGGCGGGGCAGTCTGCTGTTCGGCTTCACCCTGCTGTTCCCCCTGATCTTCGTCGCCGTCGGCGGCGGCGGAATCTTCTTCACATGGCGCGGCTCAATACAGTCCTCACGCACGGATGCGCCACTCGTTTCCAAAAAGTCGTCGAGCACCGGGCGAACCGTCGGCCTGCTGTTCTTCGGCGTGTTCGCCCTCGTCGGCGGCGGCCTGTCGTGGTTCCTGCTCGTCAACCCGGTGATCAAGTACTCCACTTCCGCAAGCTGGGTCGAAACGCCCTGCGTCATCGAGTCGAGCCGGGTCCGATCGCACGACTCGGACGATGGCACCACCTACAGCGTCGACATTCTCTATCGCTACGAATTCAACGGCCGCACATACAAGTCCAACCAGTACGACTTCATGGGCGGGTCCTCCAGCGGATACCGCGGCAAGGAGGACGTCGTCCGTCAGTACCCGCGCGGCAAGAAGACGATGTGCTTCGTCAATCCCGACGACCCCGCCGAGGCAGTTCTGCATCGCGGGTTCAGCCCGATGATGCTCTTCGGCCTCATCCCCCTGGTCTTTCTCGTCATCGGCGTCGGCGGACTGATCTTCATGTTCAAGTCCGGCTCCAAGGACGGCGGATCGTCGACTTTCGTCATCACCGAACGCGGCGCGCGTGGCCGACGCACGACCTATTCATCGAACGCCGACGATGATGACACCGGCCCCGTCACGCTCAAACCCACCGAATCGCGCTACCTCAAACTGATCGGCGTCTTGTTTTTCGCCCTCTTCTGGAACGGCATCGTCAGCGTGTTCGTGTATCAGGTCGTCGATGGATTTGTCCGCGGGGATCCCGAGTGGTTCCTGACGATCTTCATGATTCCGTTCGTCGCGATCGGCCTGGGCGCGATCGGGTTCGTGTTCTACACGTTTTTGTCGCTGTTCAATCCGCAGCCGACCGTCACGGTCAATCGTCAGTCGATCCCGCTGGGCGGGGCGCTGGACGTGGCGTGGGACATTGTCGGCAAGGCGGAGCGCATCCGAACGCTGAGGATCACGCTCGAGGGCCGCGAAGAGGCGACTTACCGCCGCGGGACCAACACGCATACTGACAAAAATACGTTCCGCACGCTCGAGCTTCGCCGCACGGAGGATCCGGTGGACTTGGCCAGCGGCGCCGCGTCGATCACGATCCCCGTCGACACGATGCATTCGTTCGAGGCGTCGAACAATAAGATTGTGTGGACGCTCAAAGTGCACGGCGACATTCCGCGATGGCCGGATGTGAATGTCGAATTCAAGATCAATGTGCTGCCCGCGGAACTGGAGGGGCAAAGCGCATGA